The sequence below is a genomic window from Ovis canadensis isolate MfBH-ARS-UI-01 breed Bighorn chromosome 1, ARS-UI_OviCan_v2, whole genome shotgun sequence.
TATCATGGTGACTGAATAAATGTGAAATTGCTTAGCATACAGTAAGCTGTTGTTGAAGGCCCTGGGAATCCTGTACTACTGCCCACAGGTAGGCTGGGCTAGTGGTGGGGTGTGGTATCCGGGAGGGCACATACTAAAGGATCTTCAGTTGTAAATCTGCCCTAACCTTGGGCCCAGGAAGAATCCACCTTCACCCCATTGACAACCCTCCCTCAGAACACAGATATGAATGAGAACAAGttcaaagtgagtgaagtcgctcagtcgtatccgactcttagcaaccctgtggactgcagcctaccaggctcctctgtccatgggattctccaggcaagagtactggagtggggtaccattgccttctccaacaagttCAGTCGCATCCAaatcttttcaaccctatggacaacagcacgccaggcttccctgtccatcaccaactcacagaccttactcaaactcatgtccgagtTGGTGATgttctccagccatctcatcctgtcatccccttctgccttcaatctttcccagcatcaggaaagatggggcttccctgatagctcagttgggaaagaatccaccttcaatgcaggagattcctgggttgggaagattcactggagaaggggaaaacgctacccactccagttttctggtctggagaactccatgttgcaaagagtcgaacaggactgagtgactttcactttcataaggacAAGAACTACCCTTAAATCAAGGCTGGAAacccagggaagccaagaggTGCTCACCAATGTTCTTTGGACACAGAAGCCAGCCCTGGGTTTGTCTCCCCCTTTCAGTTCCAAAGGTACCTAAAGCCCATAACTCTGTAATCTTTTGTAGATGCAGTCAGGCATTATCTAGGTTTTCATGTAGCCCTCCTAGTACTGTAAGTGTCAGGCACTCATTGCAACCCAGCTACAGCATGAACTGCAGCCTCAGCTGATCCTGTAGCAGGTCCTGCTCTTTTCCCTGTTGTCTATGTACATTTTCTCTCAATGTCATTGCACGATTCTGAGGCAGCTCTTGCACCTCATTTTCTCCCAAAGTGGGAAAACAGACTAAATTCTTAAAATCAAAGGCTAATGCTCCCCCCACCACCCATCCGCCAATGAAGAATCAACAAGGTCTCATTTCAAATTTAGTAAAACTACAAAAGATCAAATGATACCCCCTTACAGTATACATCAGTTGGCCTGGCTCAGGTCATTCCATCCAGAGGAAGAAAGGCTGGCGTCCCCAACCCCTGCAGGAAAGGCCCATCCTGTCCCACACATCCTGGTGGAGTGTAAGATCATGGTTTTAAGCATGAAAATAGGACAAAAGAGGTTTTGTTTTCAAGGCCGCCTACTGCAGCCTGGCCCTAAAATGGCTGAGTGCTCACTTCTGCTTAGAGAAATATTCTTTGCTCTTCTGGACATCAGGCTTGATGGTATCACTGCCAGGCTTCCAGCCAGCTGGGCACACTGCAAGAGAAAGGGTACTGATTAATAACCGGATCACTGGTAAGCTCCACCCTCCTAAGGACAACTGGATGCCTCAAAACCAAATCTGAGCCCTAAAGGGCTTCAACATTCAGGTGCCAAGAGGCCTATCCTCCAGTCAGAACATTCAGCCTTTCGGTACAAAACTAAATATGCAAGTTAATCCTCACCGTAGCCTGAATTACTATACTTAATTTGTTCATGCAGTAACcgaaatttaaagaaattaacagCTTCATTTTTATGCTGTTCTAAAAACAATCTAAACCATGTACAGCAAAATATTTGAGGTTTTGTTAACAGTGGGTAGTAACATGGGTACTCATGTGCTCTCTGTAATTTTATGTATGTTCCAAAAATGcacgttttaaaaaataatcttcaaaagATGTTCTGGAACAGCTGAATTTCCACATGTACAACAATGATGCTGGTCATCTATTCATACCATATACAAGAAATTTACTTAAAAACACATTAAcaacctaaatataagagctaaaaccataaattcttttttaatgaaggataattgctttacagaattctgttttctgtcaagcctcaacatgaatcaaccataggtatacatgtcccctccctcccatttcccttcccatcccacccctctaggttggtacagagttccctgagacatacagcaaattcccttttgctatctaatttacatatggtaatgtaagtttccatgttactctctccatacatctcaccctctcctcccttctccccatgtccgtaagtctgttctctgtcttatATAAATTTTTGggtaccatctttctagcttccttaatatatatgttcatatacgatatttatctttctctttctgacttacttcactttgtataatggGCTGTAGGTTCATCCAAAAGTCCATAAATTCTTTgaagacaactcacagaatgggaaaaaaatatttacaaatagtaTCTAATGAAGGATTAATAGCCAAAATTAAATCCAAACTCCgataactcaacaacaaaaagacaattcaaaaatgagcaaaggacttgaAAAAAGATGTAtctccaaagatatacaaatggtcaatGAACACGTGAAAATATACTatcactagtcattagggaaatacaaatctaaaccacagtgagataccacttcatatccCCTAAGATGGctatagtttaaaaagaaaaaaaaaagacaaagtaaatGCTGGGAAGGATATAAAGAACCCttggtattgctgctgctgctgctgctgttagtgaagatgtaaaatggtacaggtgCTGTGGGAAAGTCTGTAAATTCCTCAAGAATCTAAACACAGAAGTACCATAGGAACCATGAATTCTACCCCTATATATTTATTCTAAATAACTAGAAACAAGGATTCAGATATATTCACCAATATtttagcaacattattcacaatagccaaaaggtgaaaaAACCTGTTAACAGACAAAATGTAATAtacatatgaaaagtgaaagttgctcagtcgtgtccaactccttgcgacttcatggattgtagcccgacaggttactctgtccatgggattctccaggcaagaatactggagggggttgctttacccctctccaggggatcttccccacccagggattgaacctgggttcctgcattgcaggcagattctttcctgtctcagCCACCAAGAAGCAtacatacacaatgaagtattagtcagcctttaaaaagaatgaagttctaATACATACTACAGCCTGGATAAACTTTtgagaaccttgaaaacattatgccaagtgaaagaaaccagacacaaatggataaacattttatgatttcacacacataaaatatttaagataggTAAATTCATAGATGCAGCAAATTGAACAGAAGTTACAAAAGGCTGGAGGGAAAGGGGAATGGTGAGTTATTTCTTCAtggttactactactactactgcttatttgggatgatgaaaaagtttgagAAATAGTGGTGATAGATATACAACACTGAATGTAACTAgtgccactgaattatacacttaaaaaggtaaattatatcatatataaCCACAGTAAAAACTGACCAAAGTGACTTACccccatacccaagaaaaatacaAGCTAAAAAATGACGAAGTTAGGACTGTGTAAACCCTAACACTAAGCTGCTGCTTCTATCAGCTGGCTCTTCAGAGATAGAAGGCAGCAGTTTGTCTTCATGTTCCTTAACTCTGCCAAACAAGAATGCCTGAAACACAAAGGGGCAAAGGGGCAGGATCCACAGAAGGTCCTGCTTGTTTCACTAAGTAATTGCCTTCTATACCCTTGGTAAGCAAAAGGTATGAGTTTGAATCTCTCAAACAGTTTATGCAGAAAAGCAtaaccttcagtctttcctatgaTCCTGAGTTAGCAATGGTCCCTGGAAAAACCTGAGGAAAGTGAGATAAGGCGAGCGATCTCTGATATTCCACTCTTAACCTGGTGTTTTGTCTTGCAGGAGACATGTAGTCACCAAAGTCCAGTAACGAAGCAGCAAAAGTCTTGCTTTCTCAAGTGAGAGAAGCAAAGCCCTTTTCTTCCCCTCTAAGGATGTCATAGCCTCAGAGGTCAGACACTACAAATAGCCGTTTGGGAACAAGGTATGGATGCACTTAGCTGCTTTACAAAATCTCCATTTGATCCTTACATAGTCATTGGCTTTAGTGCCACCAAAGGGTTAGAGCACAGGTCACAGTATAAACAAGCTTCTGAGAATAAAGAGCAGCATAAAATCAGAGACCAGACCCAGCAgtttaccaccagggaaaccaaagaTTCTTCTGTCCAGGAAGAAAACACAGCTTTAGAAGAGCCCAGTTACAAACCACGACACAAAGATAGAAGGAATAATGAGGCAGGAAGAAGAACCTTGACAACTTAGTATCCTTGCACTAAGGCCTCTTGGCACTTAAGACTGTACCAATAATCAATCACACAGGAAAGAAAGATCCACACTTGGACTCATAGCCAACAGTGCTGGTTTTTAGAATATGAAGCTCAGCAGAACTGGCTGAGTCCCACATTCACCAGCTTTCAACAGAACCTGAAGTACAACTCTCCCCAACACAGAACGCGCTCAACAATGCCTTTCTCATCATTTTAAACTATGTAAAAAAAGGAGGGCTTTGAATTTTGATCCCAGTTCTACCATTAACTGAATACATGCAGTGTTTAAACAGTGGTTTACTGGTCCTAAAAATAGgaacacaggggcttccctggtgattagtggtgaagaatccgcttgccaacacaggagacatttccatccctgacccaggaagatcccacatgtcacagaacaactaagcccgcgCACAACCATGGAGCCtaattttagagcccaggagtcacaactactgaagcttgagTACCCTAGAGCCCACAGTCCACAAGAGCCCCCACAATGAGAcgccctcacactgcaactagagagtagcccccactcgcaactagagaagagcccaagtagcaacgaagacccaacagagccaaaaattaataaattttttaaaaatttaatttttgaaaaattaaaaaaaaataggaacatAGGATTTATGTAAAAAATTTCTTTGTAGTATTGTCAGTTCACCCTTTTCTCTGCTAAAATGTAATACAGGTTAACTCAAAgatcctccccccaaaaaagtgtAAATTCaagataaaagaaattttaaagaaaaacaggaacGTAGGATATACAAATATCAGATCATTAtgtggtacacctgaaactaacatgcatctcaattttaaaaacaggaCTGTAGGATTATTTGTCAAATAACATGACAGCACCTCATAGAGTGCTTGATATCCACAGGCACTCAAACACTAACTATCATATTATAAGCCATTAAAGACTGCACACAGAAAGCTGTGCTTGTTTTAGTGGGATGGGAAGCAGCAGAGAACAAGAGTGTTGAGAAGCAAGCTTCACAACTCATGAAACCTTGGGTTCAAGAGTCTAtcccagtaaaaattaatttaaaagtctATACTACACATGCAAGGGAAAGTCAAATAAAGGGCCAACTTTGCCACCCACTCCTCAGCTCCTTCCATCTTTGTTCTGAACCAttctccaccagagggcagtCTCAGCAGCTGTCTGCTTCAATCCAGAGTAAACCCTACACATACTTCTGCAAATGGTGCCTTCTGATTCCCATTACCTACTTGCCTTCCACTCCAGCCAAACTAGTACTTTCGGGTCCCCCAAACACCACTAATCCAGACTCTTAACTTTCACCTCCTGTAACTCATGAGATCTGAATTGAACAGTAGCAGTGATCACAACTATTTTATATCCTCAATTACATTAAGCTGGGGTAGCTGGGTGGGGTTCAAGATCCCCTTCCCCCTACATATCCAGCACTTGAGCAGACTGAggagttgttctttttttttttaaattttaaaatctttaattcttacatgcgttccctaacatgaacccccctcccacctccctccccataacatctctctgggtcttaaAACTAAACTCTTAGTTGGAATACGGTGGTCTCATTACAAGCAACAACTCCACTGGGCCAAAGTGGGGAGTTTTCAGAAGCTACAGTCTTGTAAACTGAGAGCCTGGGAGCAAGCAGTTCAGGACTTTATCAAAAACACTTCAAGGAGACTATTTCAGATGAGAAGGACCAGAGCAGTAAGAAAGACCTACACTCTAACGAATGCTAGACAAAAACCATATAATTGAATCTTCTCAGTAATGTTTAGATTTTACAAGGACAGACTCACAAAAACATCTTTAATCCTGAAACTTCTCGAAGGACCTTGAGATTTCATCTCAAACCCTCTTGCCCTAATCCctcctcaaaaaaatttttatattgaacATTTATATAATTTGGTATTTGGTGACTATAATTCTTATAGATACAAAAAATATTCTGCACaacagaatgaatttttaaaagacaaaaatgttaaCACCTATGAGATCCTCCTACACTTTAACAAGTTGAATCTGCAGCAGTAAGTAATTCTAAATGAGCAGGGTAGAAGCTGGGAATACACAGCTGGAACAAAAAGCCTTTATATTCTCCTCCCCAAGCTTTTCTATTACCTCACCCCCACAACCCACTATAATCCAGAGACTGCAATTTCTTAAAGAGACATAATAACCCTTTTCCTATCTGGTAGACTTTGTTCCCACCGTCTTTCCCACCCTATCACTCCACTGTCCTGTCACCAGGCAAACTGGCTTACCTTCCCCATGCTTGTCAGTAAACTGGAAGGCCTGAACTAGTCTCAGTGTCTCATCCACAGAGCGGCCAACAGGAAGATCGTTTATGGTGATCTGTCGAAGGATACCTTTATCATCAATAATAAAAAGGCCCCTGCAAGAAAATATTAAAGGTCAGAGGGAGAGATAGTACAGTTTTAGAAATTGCTGTTAGAGTAAATCAGCAGAAACTGGCCTTCCCCTTAGGTCCTGCATAAAGAATGAAACCATTATGCCAtccaccttaaacttacacagtgatgTATATCAATTATTCTcaacaaaacaggaagaaaaaaacaaaataagaaacgtCTCCACAGATCACAGCTCTACTTATAAAAGATCTTCAGCCAATCATCCAGTTTCCTGGTGCATATATACCTGAATGAGATGCCTTCATCGGCCTTTAAGACCCCATAGTCCTGAGCAATGGTGCGCTTGGGGTCTGATATCAAGGGAATGTTCATGGGTCCCAGTCCTCCTTGTTTCTTGGGTGTGTTGATCCTACagtaaaaaaaacacacatacgaTCACACTCATTCAAATTCTTCTGTAACAAAAGCATTAACTGTGTCTATCCTACCCCAACGTTGCTAATCTAACTCCCCAGAAAACTTTAAATTCTTTCCATCAGTAaatggtggtttagtggctaagttgtgtccaactcttgcgaccccatggactgtagcctgccaggctcctctgtccatgggattttccaggcaagaatactggagtggattgccatttcctcctccaggggatctttccaacccaggaattgaacctgggtttcctgcattgcaggcaaattcttaccgACTAAGCTATAAGGGAAGTCCAGCGGTAAGTGGCTGAGGCCAATTAAAATCACCAGGGTACACTCAGCTGCAACCCAAGCTGCTTTTTCTCTGCTGCTAAGTTATAAGAGCAACAAGAGGAAGTCAGAGCATTTGCACTCCTTCCATGAGGAGCCAGAAGTCAATACTTGAAAAAGTCTATTGCCAAAGCCTCCTGGTTCCAGTTGCTGCTTAAAAGCTCCTatgcctggacttccctggtagtcaggGATTAAGACTTCTACCACGTTTCCACTGCATgaggcacaggtttgacccctggttggagaattaagatcccacatgccacacagcacagctacaaagaaaaaaatccataatttataattttctaaaataagccCATGCCAAATGGACCAAGAGATTTACCATGCCAGGTGACAGAAGTGAGAATCCACAGAAGCACCAATTACTTGGCAGTTCAGTTTCTTAAATTCTTCTGCCCTATCACTGAAAGCAATGATCTCCGTGGGGCACACAAAGGTGAAGTCAAGAGGGTAAAAGAAGAACACAACATATtttcctgggaaaaaaaaaaaagcctgttacCCTTTGAAATAGACTTCCTTGTTTTGCAGAGAATGTAAACCTAAAGACATTTTCCTATGGGAAAaaagaagcctttttttttttttttttttaactgatggcAGACAACTGTTAAAATACCAAGATGCACAACACAGATGATGCCTAGCAGCTACTGTAGAACCTCGGCCATAAGAATTTTCCTTCTTCCATGTTAGCTGCCAACTACAGATAAGCACTGTTCAGTCTAATTTTGATCTTCTCTGAGTAGTTAAAATTAACACAAACACCAAGTTCTtctgtgaagaaaagaaaaaacaaggatGCAATCATCTACTGCCAATACTCATATAATCAGTGCCCAGAAAGAGCTGAATTGCTGGATTCTCTGCCACAAGGCAACAAGACCAACAAGAGAAAGTCAGAGCCTTTGCTATTCTTCCACAGTGAACCACAGTTAACGTGACAGGTAAGGTCTAAGTGATACCTAAATCACCACAAACATGGTTCAAGTAAGTCTGATAGGATgcacaagcaaagaaaaaatttcTAAGACAAAGGTCCCAAAATTCTCCTGGTAGGTAATAGGATTTCTAGTTGGAATTTTATTAAAGTCATTCTGATTACCAACTGAAGTAGATCTTCAACCTGTCAAGCAGTCTCTCACCAACAATTCCAAATATTCACATTTCCAGATACCAGCAAtgtttcaaaatcaaaatatgctGGTCCTTCTGACACTCACTTCAACCTTCCCCCAGGGTTTTGCTAACAAGCTTCAGCAGGTCAAGCCCAGGAGGGCACAGAGCAACTCTTCCTAAACCTCATGCCTTTACCCTTGGGCCAGGGTCACCTCCCTATGGTACTACTTACTTTGTTTGCCAGGAGGAGCTTTCCTCCATAGGGCCCCACTTATCTGCTCTCATTCCAACCAGTATGTGGAATTTGTTAAGAAATCTAGTCATAGGTTTTACCCAAAAGCTAACTCTATGAACTGCTATATCACCAAGAAAGGTATACTTGACGCCTGAGTCCTTAAGTTTAAATTCTAGGAAATCCGTATTTTGAACTGTCCCAGAATACCTTGCTATTCTAGGACAGTAAAGTAAAAAGATCCTCATTAGTATTTGCCTGGTTTCTACATGAAACTACTTAACAGAAAGGAGAGTTGTTCCAATTGTGACATCAATTTTTCTCTGGGGGTAAAATGTCAAGGGAACATGCCTAAACCCTCAATCGTGACACACATTTTGTAAACTGAACAGTTTCACAGCTCCAAAGACTTGAGCTCTGAGACTTTAAATTGTCCAAGGCTTTAAATTGTAACAAGATAATGAGTGTATCTCCAGTTAAATAACTGAGGAGCAATATTGGGAAGATAATTGAGATATTATGTCCAGATATAATGAAGTAGGCACATGCCTTCTCCAGAAGTAGTTTGGACTTGGAGATCTACCCTGTGTTCACTGATGATAATCACCACTTCAATAGGAAGGCAACAGCCTCTTATCCTAAAGACAAATGAGATGTAAAAATCATTTTACACTCAAACATGACAAGAGATAGAGTGAACAAGCCCTCCCTAGACTGTAATATAATTTCATATTAATGAACTTAATTACTCTTACCTTTGTAGTCAGCTAGGCTGATATCCTTGAACTGACCATCTGGCATAACAGCTGTTGCTTTGAACTGGGGGGCACGGTGCCCAATTTTGGCATTTCCTGAAGACATATTGCTATCAGCTGGAAAAGATGAGAAAGTGAATTAGAAACAAGTCTTACTTTTCTAGACAACAACCTTCATCTATTTAAGAGACTAAGCTGTAGAAATTGTCCACTGGTCTTGAATATACACATAAACTTTTATAACAGTGAGAAGCATGAACTGAGCTTTCCaacttttcaaacaaaaatattaCACATCTCTGAATCTcacctctgttttcatttttgaggGGAGGGACTGTTCATTTaagatctttaaatttttattggaatatagttgatttacaatgttgttttcattttaaaatgggaatttCTTTATAAACTGAACTCTTCCTGTTCCTGAACCATCATCAGTACAATTGCATTTTCCTGTGTACGTTTATTATACAGGTGtacaaagagaagagggtggaaaCTCTCAAACCTGGGCCCAAAGGTGCAATGCCATAAACACTAAGCACCCAAGCCTCAGAAGCTGCCATGATGCCCTTTCCCTGGACTGCACCTCCATCTGCCTTCAGAACGTGGGAAGCACACGTTCTTTCTCTGGGTAGATTTCCCAAGACACACACCCTAAAGCCAATCCAATTTTTTAAGAGGCCAAGTCCAAGATTATGGCATCTCTCAATTTCAAAATTCTAAGTGTTGTGTTTAAAGCCCAGAAGTCCTTTCAAAAGTGCGTTTACCGAGGGACCAAGATCCTGGAAAAATGGTTAGAACAGGAGTCAATTTATTGCCAAAAAGCAACGTAACACTGGATTCACCCTGGTCAAGAACATGGTAAGATTTAACCCAGTAAGTCATCAGTTTGATAATCCCAAGAAGCTAACTTTTCAAGTCCCAAAATTCTTGGTTCATAATACTACAGCCAAAAGAAAGATTGAACATCGACtgtgacaattttttttaaccgCTTAACACCTATAACAGCAAACCAAAAAACCCAACCAAACACAGGAGGTGACCCTAATATACATGTCCTCCTTATTCAAACCTTTTCCAAGGGATCCCTACGTCCACTAAAGCACGACCAGGAGCGGGAGGCGGGGAAGCTGGAGTTCCACCGGGTGTGTCCCCTTCAGGAAATCGCCCCTTGAAGGTCCCTGGTGAAAGCCACTCCGCCAAAACCCACTTCTTGTACCCTCCCTGCCACTCCCATCATCACCCCCACCCTAGCGTCTCAGAAAGCTCCAGAAGAGTGCTCAGTCTTCACCGAGGACATTTAGAATCACTACAAACCCCATTCTGCAGGTGGAAAAATAAAGACGGAGAACGGAATCTTAGTAACTTTCCAC
It includes:
- the PRDX1 gene encoding peroxiredoxin-1 isoform X1 yields the protein MESPDGRVGETSRVNLQTDQELRAIRRSCSRRRGCSRSSADSNMSSGNAKIGHRAPQFKATAVMPDGQFKDISLADYKGKYVVFFFYPLDFTFVCPTEIIAFSDRAEEFKKLNCQVIGASVDSHFCHLAWINTPKKQGGLGPMNIPLISDPKRTIAQDYGVLKADEGISFRGLFIIDDKGILRQITINDLPVGRSVDETLRLVQAFQFTDKHGEVCPAGWKPGSDTIKPDVQKSKEYFSKQK
- the PRDX1 gene encoding peroxiredoxin-1 isoform X2 produces the protein MSSGNAKIGHRAPQFKATAVMPDGQFKDISLADYKGKYVVFFFYPLDFTFVCPTEIIAFSDRAEEFKKLNCQVIGASVDSHFCHLAWINTPKKQGGLGPMNIPLISDPKRTIAQDYGVLKADEGISFRGLFIIDDKGILRQITINDLPVGRSVDETLRLVQAFQFTDKHGEVCPAGWKPGSDTIKPDVQKSKEYFSKQK